From Nerophis lumbriciformis linkage group LG38, RoL_Nlum_v2.1, whole genome shotgun sequence, the proteins below share one genomic window:
- the LOC133578248 gene encoding SUZ RNA-binding domain-containing-like isoform X2 produces the protein MEDEEVAESWEEAADSGEIERRLEARLKKNQEAKKASSSSPVRTAIVIQDVSLPSVPPTQIRILKRPSNNGTAGIAASSTRPSQQMKSLAQREAEYAEARRRILGSASSEDTPPDNPCQDSSLQVIHQVPLCGSGIFAHRSHDHFEPTG, from the exons ATGGAGGATGAGGAGGTCGCAGAGAGCTGGGAGGAAGCCGCAGACAGCGGG GAAATAGAGAGAAGACTTGAAGCACGACTGAAAAAAAATCAGGAGGCAAA GAAGGCCAGTTCAAGTTCACCAGTGAGAACTGCCATTGTAATCCAGGACGTATCTCTTCCTTCAGTACCGCCGACGCAAATTCGAATTTTAAAGCGTCCGTCAAACAACGGTACTGCAGGGATTGCCGCCTCCTCAACTCGGCCTTCCCAGCAGATGAAGTCTTTGGCGCAGCGTGAGGCGGAATATGCAGAAGCCCGGCGGAGGATTCTGGGTAGTGCGTCATCAGAGGATACCCCTCCGGACAATCCATGCCAAGACAG ctctctgcaggtcattcaccaggtccccctgtgtggttctgggatttttgctcaccgttctcatgatcattttgaacccacgggatga